The sequence below is a genomic window from Dioscorea cayenensis subsp. rotundata cultivar TDr96_F1 chromosome 6, TDr96_F1_v2_PseudoChromosome.rev07_lg8_w22 25.fasta, whole genome shotgun sequence.
ATATTATGGATAAATTCATTTTgccctccttctctttgttcttGTCCTTCTCCTTCTACATGAGCAATTATATTTTCCAAATCCTCAAGATTAAGTTCGGGTTCCCGTGGAGGCTCATTCTCAACGACCCAAGTGTCAATTTTGTCAATACACTCGTAATCGATCGGATCTAGATTGTTGCTCTTGTTGAAGTTCCTACAAATGGAaaacaatttatcaaaatttataatagatAAAGTCTCACATTActtaaataaatgaacaaatcaCATACCTATTCTTCAAACGAAGATTGTAATGTATATAGACAAGATCGTTTAACCTTTGATGCTCCAACCTATTTCTCCGTTTTGTGTGTATCCTTTCGAATGCACTCCAATTTCTTTCACAACCCGAGGAAGAAGATGTTTGACTAAGAATTCTGATAGCTAGCTTTTGTAAATTAGGAGCACTATGCCCAAAGAACCTCCACCATTCgttctaaagaaaaaaaaacatttacatATTTGATGAATAATTGAATATGTAAAACTCTAGTTAACAAATAGAAGTTATTTATCAATTATCATACCTGgccttgtatttttgctagaagaTTGGGTCAAGCTATTTCCAAAGCTATCCCATTCGCTCTCGAAAGATAGAAGATTCAACTGTCATTTTGTTATGGTTCGGAGCAATATTAGGGTTGCTAATTATAGTTATAAACCCATCCATAACATTCGGCGATTGGCAAATCCCAACAGTGTCTTTATCATATTGAAATGTTGGATTTAACCAAAATGCGGCCGCATGAATATCTTGACTCATTTGGTGCTCCCATCTTTCCTCCAAAATTGAGATGTAAGGTTGGTACAATCTCCTTACATATTTAAATGTCTCTTTTATAGCTTTGCTTGCTCTAATCATTCCTTCATAAATGTAACCCAAAGAAGGTCTTTCATCAGAATCAACAATGCGTAACAATCTCACAAGTGGAGAGGCTATTTTGACTACTACCAAGCAATCATTCCAAAATTGATTATCCAAGACAATATTGCAAAcatcttttgctttttttgtcTTAGACCCATTCCAACCAAGAAAGTCTCTAGAATTAACCATAGCTTGCAAGTCAGATTTATGATCATAAAGACTCTTCAAAGCAATGAAAGTTGTTGCAAATCGAGTATCACCAGGTCGAAGAATTTCTGTCCAACCTTTTATGTTTCTTAGCCAACTCAAAGTCCACTTGTGATTATACACAAAAACAGTAATTGAAGAGGCACGATGCGCCAAAGTATCTATGTGAGGAATTTTGGCAATATCCTTGAGCATCAAATTCAAACAATGAGCTGCACATGGTGTCCACAAAATACTGGGATACTTATCATTAAGCAATCTTCCCGCCGCTTTGTAATTGGCGGCATTATCTGTCACAACATGAACCACATTTTTCCACCCAATAATCTCCACAATCTCTGCAAATAAATTACAAAGGGTGGAAGAATCCGAAATCATGTCCGAGGCATCAACAGATTTGATGAAAGATGTTCCTTTTGGAGAATACACAAGAAAGTTGATCAAAGACCTTTGACGAACATCCTTCCAACCATCGGCCATTATTGTGCATCCACAATCTTCCCAACTACTGCGATAAGTGTCAACAAGCAATTGCAATTCTTTCTTTGACTCCTCTAACAAGTTGGTTCGCAAAGCATGATAAGTAGGACCTTTGTATCCCAAACCAATACATGCTATAGCATCTATCATTggttgaaaataaaatgaatttgaaGCATTCATTGGGATACAAGCATCATAGAAAAATCGGGCAATAGCCAAATCCACTTCATGCCATCTTTCTTTGCTTTGCAATGCCGCTTTAATAGTTGGTTGTGTTCCTAGTTTGTTACCACTTGGAAAATAAGACGCAATGcccgttttttttttctttttcttgataaaTCACTAGGCCCACTATCTTGGAGACTTGCATTATCTGAGTCTTCATTCATGTCACCTTCAAATGGATGCATACTACGCCCGAATGGATTCACCGGATCCCGCtcattagcatttttttttgtttgtaaaattcCCTTAAATTTTCTTGCAATCTATAATGAACATCTGCAGGAACTTTTTTACATGGTCCTACATCACCCCTTTGGCCGGCAAGATGCAATTTCATTCTATGAATGCCTCCACCTTTCACCACTTTAGagcaaaaattacaaatgaacatttttttcccatcattGCTTCTTGATTCACTGATATAACTCCATGCTAAATCTGATTTTGAACGGACAGATCTTGAAGATTGCTCAAATGAAGATTAACTAGGTGGAGTGGATGTTGACGATGGTGTTGTGTTTGCTGGGTTTGAGCCGCCTTCTACCATTACCAAACCAAATAATCTGTTGGATAACAATACAtaataaaagggaaaaaactATCAAGTTACATAATTCATGAAACTAGCAAAATTTGATACACTAACTTATAAgatctgtgtatatatatgattcaaTTCTAAGTCttaataatagaataatatatcatcttttctattttatttattacattaatCAATAAAGAGAGTGCCATGAAAATAGTGATGAAATATCTAGAAATAATTGAAGGGATTAGTCAATGAAAGTAGGAGAGTGGTTAAGTGAAAGGGTTGTGAATGATACACCCCATTAATGACTTATTGATATGATATTCATTCAAGATGCTCAACTTggctatttattaatattattaatatttaggaatcttctttttttttcttaatttgatttAGCAACCATATTGTGTCATTGATcttatctatatgtatatatattaacttggtcattcatgcttctcatttttttcactttgGCACCAACAAGGAGAAGATTCACACTAGATACTTTACCAGACAATCAATGAATTGATATGGACCCTTTTGCACTAACAATGCTaaacaatttatataataatatcaattgTGAGACTTCAAATTAGGAAACAATATTATTGGTTTGGTTGGTGATTGAtcggttaattaattaattccaaATGTTTTGTATAACACTTGCATATTAAAAATCAGTAATTAATAATTAGGAAGAAGGAAGGAATTCAAGTATTCAACAATCACAGTCAAGTAGTCAACGCAGGACTCAGGAgatacatcatcatcatcatcatctcaaaAGTTAAAACAGAACAACATGGACAGCAACTTGCTTTTGAGTTTTGAGTTGAAACAAGAACATCAAAACAATTTACAAGCTTTGGCATTAAATATTAAGAGATTAAATCAACAACAATCAGATCTATAAAGACAAAAACTTGATCACCTCTAAGCATACATTAGATCAtatactttgaagaaaaagatcaCAGCTTTCATCATTAGAACCAAATAAATCATGGATCATATACTttgaacaaaaaacaaacatcaagaccagggaaaaaaaaaggaaagagagataTTACAAGCTACAAAGCCCGTGGATTTTGATTCTCCGTTCTCGCCgtcgttcttcttcttctctgtgTTGACTGTTAAGGACCTCAAGCTATACTATATTACTATTTTCTCcacaaagaaagcaagaaagactCAAGACTCAAAACTGAAAAGGTCAAAAGGGAGTGAGAAGAGAAGTCAGGCCCGTGAGTGAGAGTCAGAGACCATTTGCCGGCCcacattgaattttttatttttttttaaacccggTCCGGTCTAACCGGTTCACCGGTTCCCGGTCTAAATCGGTTCATACCCAGTTCAATCAAGAGCCGGTTCAATATATATGGCTGAACCGGACTAgaggccggttcccggttgaaccggttaaaccggccggtccggtccggtttttaaatccttgatACAATCAACAACATGCCTTCCTTTGAGCAATGAAGAAcacacaacaagaagaagaatcaACTTGGCCTAGCCAACTTCCCACTTTCTTACAAGCCCTAGCTTAAGTttacaagaatgaagaagaagagcacaaatgtaccttctcttcttcttcttagagCTCTCAAGCTTAGATTCGAAGCTCTAGAATGTCTCTAAGCCTTCCCCTTAATTTGATGGATCTTGAAGATCTAGTTTGCAACcctcttctcctttcttttctctctcaaaAACTCTCTCGAATGCACTGTACATcaaagagaaaatgaagagtTAAGTCTctcgtgttgctacagtacccatACAGGTTCCATGCGGGCCGTATGCCACCTCATGACTTTTCGCAAAACTTGGTACAATAACTTTCTACGGTACCACTTCATATAACTGCTCTAGGGAAACTTCATACGGGCATCTTGCGGCTCGTATACCCGCAtgactgctatagtaatttctGCACAACTCCATTTTGAGTTATATACACTTGTTCTAGGCTTTAAACAAGGGTTGGAGACCTTACAATCTCCTCCTTCAGCCCTACTACGAAGGAGATGCATCACACAACCTACTCATAAGTCATTCATCTTGGTCAGGAAATGCATCCTGGCCAAGCTTTGGCACAATTGTAACTTTTCCTTACAAGTTACCTTTGTCAACATATCGGCGGTGTTAACTTCAGTGTGAATCTTGTTCAATTGCAATTCTTGATCCTTAATTGCCATCCGCAACCATGGCACTGGACATCAATATGTTTGGTTCGTGCATGGTACATAGTGTTCTTACTCAAATTAAGAGCACTTTGTCTATCACAAAACAATACATAGTCTTTTTGCTTCACTCCCGATTTAAGAAGAAAACCTTCATCCATAGCATCTCCTTGCTAGCTTCAGTAGCTATAATATACTCAGCTTCTATAGTCGGCAAGGCTACACACTTCTAAAATTTAGACTGCTATGAAATAGCTTGCTTTGCAAAAGTAAACACATCATGAAGTAGACTTCCTACCATCAAAATCACCTGCCATCCTTGCATCAATGAACCCTTCAAGAACGGGCTTTGAAGACCCAAAGAGCAAACACATATTTGTGGTGCACCTTAGATATCTAAAAATCCACTTCACCACATCCTAGTGCTCCTTTCCTAGATCAGAAAGAAATCTGCTCATAACACCAACAGCGAGAGCAATATCAGGTCGTGTACAAACCATGAGATACATCAATAAACCAATTGTAGAGGAGTAAAGAACAGTTGAAACTCCTTCCTTCTCTTGTTGACTCTTTGAAGAAATCTTTTTTAGCTTGAAGTGATTGGCAAGTGGCATGCTAACAGACTTAGCATTCTGCATGTTGAATATTTTCAGAATTCTTTTAACATACTTCTCCTGTGACAACCAGAGCTTTCCAATCTTCCTATCTCGGATAATGCTCATCCCTAAGATTTGTCTTGTTGGACCTAAGTCTTTTATATCAAAAGACTTGGACAAATCACCCTTCAACTTGCAAATGTACATCTCTTCCAACTatcaacatatcatcaacatacaacaagaaaataatgaaatcatcTCCACATGATTTGAAATAGACACATGGATCTGCCTATATTCTCCTGAAAAATGATTCACCATGAAAAAGTCAAATTACTTGTACCAATGCCTTGGACCAGAGCTTGCTTCAAGCCATACAAGCTCTTTTTCAATTTGCAGACCATGTTCTCCTTTCCCATGGCCTCAAAGCCCTCTACCTGGGTCATGTAAATCTCTTCTTGCAATGCAAGAATCCTGTCTTTATATCAAGTTGTTCTATCTCAAGGATCAATATTGCTTCTACGCCAAGTACCACCCGTATAGAGCTTAGCTTTACTACTGGAGAGAAAACTTCATCAAACTCAAGGCCCCCTTCTCTGAGCAAACCCTTTGACTACCAACCAGGCTTTATACCTGACTATCTTGTCACcatctttttttagtttaaagaCCCACTTATTCTTAAGTGATCTTTTACCTTTTGGAAGCTCAACCAAATCATAGGTGCCCTTCTTCTGCAAGTAATTCATCTCCTCTTGAATGGCTTCCAACCAACACTCCCTGTCTAAAGAGGATTATACTTCTTCATAGATCTTTGGCTCCCCCTCTTCAGCAAGCAATACATATTCAGAACTAGGATACCTCATGGATGGTACTCCCTCCTTAGTAGATCTCTTAACCTAGAGCTCTATAGTCTCAAGCTATTGAGGTAGCTCCCTCTGCTTAACACCCACTACCTCTGGCTGTGTAGTATCATCACCATCCAACTGATCAGTAACTATACCTGGCTCATATGTACCATGTTTTGTCTCTTGTTCACCTTCATCCCCTGTGGCTCTTCTCAATGGAATAATTGTTGATGTAGAGCATTTATCGTCAACAATAACATGGGCATGCTTCTCTGTCTTGTCACAATCTACTATTGGTTCCTGCTCATGAAACACAACATCCGTGCTTCTAACAAGCTTCTTCTTATCTATATCCCATAGCCTATAGCCAAACTCCTCATCGCCATAGCCCACGAAAATATAAGGAGTAGCTTTGTTGTCTAGCTTTGACCTATGCTCCTTAGGTATATGCATGAAGGCCCTGCACCAAAAGACCTTCAAATGTAGTAACAAGGGTCTTTACTTGACCACACCTTCTCTATTAGATAAAATCCTAATGAAACTGATGGAGATCTTTTTAACAAATAACTGGCAACCCTAACTGCTTCACCCCAAAATACCTTAGGCAACTTTGTCATTCTCAGCATACATTTGACTCTCTCAACAAGGCTGTGATTCATCCTTTATGCAACACCATTATGCCGAGGAGCACCTAGTTTTGTCAACTCAGGCCAGATTCCATACTTGAAGCAATAAGCATGAAACTCATTAGAGGTGTATTCCCCACCATTATCTGTGCGAATACACTTCAACTACACTCTTGTCTGTCTCTCTACCATGGCATGAAACTTTTGAAAAGTCTCCAGAACCTGACTTTTATATCTCAAACAATAAACCCAAGTCTTCAGTGAagcatcatcaataaaagtaacaaaataccTGTTGCCACACAAAGACTCCACCTCAATGGGACCACAAATATCAGAATGGACCAACTCCAATCTGGTTTCCTTCCTCTTAGCAGGTATAAAGAAGGAAACTTTGCGATGCTTACTAAACAAATAATGATCACAAGAGTTCATAGTAATACCTTTCCTGAGAGAATCGGAATGAATGACTGTTTTGCCAGTAACTGTAGTCCTTTCTGACTCGTGTGCCAACCTCTTATACCACAAGTTTGGTAAAGCATCTTCTTCAACAGTATTGATATGATTAGAACAATGCTTTAACCAAGTATTATACATAGTACAACACAACTTCCCTGTTGCTAATAGTATAGACGATTGGAAAAGCTTCCGTTGCCCATATTTCTACCTATTGTCATACCCATCCTTGTTAAGGACATTAATAGCAAGCAAACTCATCCTCAAATCTGGGATGTGTCTCACATCCTTCAGAGTCAATGTACAACCCATGTTGGTCTGAAGCACAATGTCACCAATGGCTATAATTTGCAACACACTATTGTTTTCCATCTTGGTGTCACTAAGTTACCACCTCTGTAAGTTGTAAACAACTCCCTCCTGGGAATACAATGGTATACCGCACC
It includes:
- the LOC120263064 gene encoding uncharacterized protein LOC120263064, with protein sequence MIDAIACIGLGYKGPTYHALRTNLLEESKKELQLLVDTYRSSWEDCGCTIMADGWKDVRQRSLINFLVYSPKGTSFIKSVDASDMISDSSTLCNLFAEIVEIIGWKNVVHVVTDNAANYKAAGRLLNDKYPSILWTPCAAHCLNLMLKDIAKIPHIDTLAHRASSITVFVYNHKWTLSWLRNIKGWTEILRPGDTRFATTFIALKSLYDHKSDLQAMVNSRDFLGWNGSKTKKAKDVCNIVLDNQFWNDCLVVVKIASPLVRLLRIVDSDERPSLGYIYEGMIRASKAIKETFKYVRRLYQPYISILEERWEHQMSQDIHAAAFWLNPTFQYDKDTVGICQSPNVMDGFITIISNPNIAPNHNKMTVESSIFRERMG